The Pan troglodytes isolate AG18354 chromosome 19, NHGRI_mPanTro3-v2.0_pri, whole genome shotgun sequence region GGAAAGAAGGGGGTCCCTAAAGGTGGGGGGACAGAGGCCTCCAAGGACAAAGGAAACCAGAGTCTTCTCCCACCAAAGCCCAGGCAAAAGACTAGAAGAAGGTGGAGGTATGTCTCCTGTCCCAGCATCTCAATTGAGTggggcaggggccaggcacaAAGGAGGACTACAGTTCTCCACTTCCAAGAAGGATCAAAAGGAAACGACTTTGGTGGCAGTAGTGCAGAGTTAAGTCCAACTTCAGAACAGCACTTCCCAACTCAAAGGCTTAGAAGATGCTGCAGTGGATTTCCCTAGGGAGATGATGTGGCATCTTTTCTTTGTGCTGAGGTTTAAATTTTTGGTGCGGCAGGAGGATGCCGAGGACAAACCTAAAACCATAGGAAACTGGTTTCTTAGTCCAGGGAAGACTGCACTCTGCTGGACACAGTGATCTCCAGGAGCCTGGAACCTGTGTATACGGATGCTCCCACGATCCCCCAAGACCAATGGAGATCAGTGAGAAGTGGGAGGGATGAGAGGCTCCCAGTCTCTTCAAGCTGTCTGCTGGGGAGAGGGAGCAGCTGCCAGCTTTTGAGGGTGACAGCCCCACCTCTCCCCCAACATGTTGCCTCCTTGAGGGGAACTCCTGGCTTCCTCCCACCCACTCCTCTCTGGGGGTTCCtaaaagagagaggaggaaggcccCTGATTGGCTAGCTTATCCCTTCCCCCTTGATTGAAGGGAGGAAGCAGGGTTCCAAACTGTAAAAGGCCATCTTGGGGCTCTGTCAAGACAGAGAAGGAGCAATAGAAAGGGAGTCCAGTTTCAGGGACAAGGCTCAGCCACCTGCATCTCAACCATGCATTTGCTGATAATTCCTTTGGTGAGTTGCAAGCACCTGATAATCTCAGCTTCCTTCTCTGATAGAAGGGGCTGCAGAAGACACTGAGGCTCACACCCAGGAAACACTACTCTCCTGGGCTCTATCTCATCTGGCATTGGAGaagaatgtattattttgttttcagatggtGGCCATCAGGATTCTTAGGTTTTATACTTAATCTTTGGTGCCTTGAGGATACCTTTTTCACAGTATTTCTCTGCCGAAAGTCCCTTACTGGGCTCCAGGAGTGAAATCTTGGATATCTTAGAGTCCAAAACTCAGGGTCAGTCAAGAAGAAAAAAGCcaacaacccaatagaaaaatgggcaaaggacatcaaTAGTTCttgaaaagagaaacacaaaggCCCTTAAACCTATGAAAGATGCTCAGTTTCACCCAAGATCAGAGATGCAAATGGAGACTACAAGGAGAATATCATATCTCATCTCTCAGATTATCAAATATATTGTCAAAAGTTTGACAATATACTCTGATGGCAAGACTGTAGGAAAACGGGCTCTCATATACATTGCTCACAGGAGCACAGCATACGCCACTGCTATGGAGGGCAATCTGGAAATAACCTCCCCTCCAAACTCCAGTTActgtcacactttttttttttttttttttttgagacagggcctcactctgtcacccaagttggagtgcagtggcactctcagctcactgcagcctcaacctcccggcctcaggcgattctcccacctcagcctcccaagcagctgggaccacaggcatggagcaccatgcccggctaattttttgtatttttggtagagacggagttttgtcctgttgaccaggctggtctcgaactcctgagctcaagtgatccgcctgcctcagcctctcaaagtgttgggattataggcatgagccacctcacctggctctgTATTCACAGTGCCATTTCCAGGCATTGTGATCCAGCAGTGCCATTTCCAGCAATGCCCTTTCCGGTAATTGATCCCACAGATATACCTACTTACGTTCAAAATGACTTATCTACAAGGCCGTTCATTGTGGCACTGTTTGAAACAGCACAAGACTGGATACCACCCACTTATCCAACAAGAAAGGACTCCATGGTATAGCTCTTCAATGGAGTAGGGCGTGGCcatgaaaaaagaatgaggacGTCTTCTAGATAATGGCCTGGAAAAATCTTCAGGTTATAATAGCAAGTTAAAAAAATTGAGGTACAgcgccaagcacggtggctcacacttgtaatcccagcactttgagaggccaaagcaggaggatcccttgaggccagtagttcgagatcagcttaggtaacacagcaagacccatctatacaaaaaattttaaaaataaaataaaatcaaggtaCAGAACAGTAtggttcttgtttttgtttttgttttgttctttatgtAAGAAGCAGGGAAGAATGCATTTTCTTACTTGGGTAAAGAAACACTGAAAGTATGGATAAAAATCTGataagaggccaggcgtggtggctcatgcctataatcccagtactttgggaggctgaggcaggcggatcacttgaggtcaggagtttgagaccagcctggccaacatggtgaaaccccatctctactaaaaatacaaaaattagctgggtgtggtcgcaggcgcctgtaatccagctactcaggaggctgaggcaggagaatcgcttgaacccgggaggcgaagattgcagtgagccgagatcgtgccactgcactccagcctgggcgacagagggagactccatctaaaataaataaataaataaatttaaaaaaagaaagaaaaattcgaTAAGAGTGGTTATAGAGAGTGGGGCAGGAATCAAGGTAAAGGGGGCAAGATGAAATAAACAAAGCTCAGTGTGTAGGCTTGAAGCAAGATTTGAATGTCCAATCAGGTGATTGTTAAAGTCTCCTTTAGAAGAGAACTAGAAGGCCCTGCATCCAGACTGTCTGCCCTGACAGGCTCAGCCTCACTGCTTCCAGGGCAGATGCGGGATCAGGCTTCCATCTttcctcctgaccccaggtgcCTGGGATGGGTGAACAGGTGTCTCCGGCAGATTAGGCCAGGGCCCTCCTGCCTGGTGTTGCTGAGAGTGCTGAGTGCTGAGCTGCCCGCCAGCTCCCAGCCCAGGGTCTCAGCCTGAGAGACTGCTTGATTTGCTCAGTTACACCTGGACGAGCCTTGTCCCCTGCCTTCTGGGCCTccaccactgtgcctgtcctTCCTGGAAAAGCTCTGTACACTCTGGTCAGAGGCTTCCTTCAGTGAGCAAACATGTCCTAGAGCTcagcttcctttttctctccactCCCTCTCAAGTCAGAGGTTGAGAGAGGGCAAGAGGACCTGGTTCCAGCAGGCAGTGGGGAAGGAACACAATAAGTGAGGACCCTCGGGCATTTAAATCCAAACCTGGCAGGGAGGGTGCCCAGCAGGCAGGTCCTGAGGTCAGGGGCAGAGCATCACTTAAGAGAAGAGGGCCTTGGGCAAGAGACCTGACTGGGGTCTCCAGAGTCTCCAAGAACACACCTTTCCCAGGGCCCCGTCTATTCTGCTGCTGTCCCTTCTCCAGAGGATGTGGAGTGAGGTTATGGTAGGCACAGCTCTGAATACTCACAGTAGCCTAGTGTTCCCTGTCCTTTTCTCTACTGACTCTTACCTGCCTAAAACCTATTTAGTTGAGACATCACCCTCTGTGACCCCCCAACTCCACCCTAACACATCTGGATGGCCTAGATGCCCCCTTAAGGGCTGCCCCAGCTCCCTGCTCCTCCAatcatagcacttatcacacCATATTCGCCTTTTCTCACCAGACTATGAGTTTCTTGAAAGCAAATTCCATAAATTTTTTGCTCACCATTCTGCACCAGTGCCCActgcagggcctggcacacattGAACGGtcaccaaatatttgttgaataaactagCACACCAATGAATGGATTCCTGGAATGGCTCTAAGCAGAGTGGCCCAAGGTGCAGTGTGGAGCTCCCAAACTCAGTGATGGGGCCCTGGCAATAGGGCCCAAGCTACAGCAGTTTGGAATCCAGCCTCTCCCCTACCCATCCGTTTCCCCACTAACCCATGCCCCCCAGGGTCCTCCTACCTGGAGCGTATTGACAGGGAAGGCGCTGATGGGTGGAAAGTCGAGGATCTGGAGGTCGTGCACGTGGCCGTTCATGACGACAGCAGGCAGGTAAAGGCGGCGGGCGGTGGTGGGGACGCAGACCTCGCTGAACTCGTTGTATAAGAACTGGCGCACGATGGCACTCTTGCCCACACCTCGCGCCCCCAGCACGGCCACCCGGTAGGTGGAGACCATGCCTCCCGCCCCACTCCGCCACCTCGTCCTTGCCGCTGTCTGGGGCTCCCCCGGGCTGCATAttccaggggctgggggctcAGCCACCGTCAGGACCAACCATTGCTGCCTCTGCTTGCCCTGGGCCCTCTGCGGCCTCCACCTGGACTGTGGGGACAAGAGGTGGGCTTAGTGCACTGGCTTATCCCTGGACGTGTCCTGCACTTTTCCACCTTtgggactttgctgaagctgttaCTGCCACTTAGAATGCCTTCCCTCTCCCAGAACCCCTGTGGCTGCCTTTCCAAAACCTCTCCATCCCTCCTCCATTTCTTCCTGCATTCCAGTAGTAGGGCCCAATCTTTCTTGACTTATGACTTGACTTTTCTCCAGGTCCAACTCCAACCAAAACAGGCTGCAGAGCAGAGTGGGAAGGGCACTGGACTTGGTTTGATCCCAGCTTCCCCACAGAGCCTGGGACAAGACGGCAACACCTCTGAGTCTGTGTCCTCCTGAATGGGTGGGACTGGGCAGGTGTGTCTCAGTGCTGGCACTCCTGACATTTTGTGGGGAGAGAACTCGATTGTGCAGGACTGCCCACACATTGCAGGACATTTGCTTTCCGTGGCCCCCAAGAGGTAACTGCCAGCCTCCAGATACCATGATGACCAAAAACTCCCCCTGCCCCCATTTCCAAATGCCCCTAGTTGAGAATTCTGCACTAGATGACCACGTCGCCTCTGGGGTGCAACACTGCTGAGCACTTACTCTGCTGGCATGCCCATATGGTTATCCTTGGTCAGTACGACATCTCTAAGGGATAAGTACTGTTATTCCCACTTCAGAGAGAAGCTTAGAAGGAGTAAGAAGTGTGCCCAATCACAACCCGAAGGGCAGCTACTCCCTTCTATGATGTCGCAGTACTTCTTCCAACTTTCAAgttggctggagtacagtggcatgatctcgactcactgcagccttcacctcctgggttcaagccattttcctgcctcagcctcccgagtagctgggattacaggcacctgccaccacacccagataattttggtatttttagtagagatggggtttcgccatgttggcctggaatccctgacctcaggtgatctacccaccttggcctcccaaagtgctgggattacaggaatgagtcaccgcgcctggccaagttcaGTGATTCTAACCAGTGAATGCATATAGGCCAAGGTCTGGGTCTGATTCTCTGGCATCCCATAGAGCCcagagggcctggcacatagcaggtgcccaGAAAAGGGCTGCTAGGGGTTTGGGCCTTGCTATGAATTCATCAGCTCTGGTGTGTCCTTGCTGCAGGTCAGTGGGCAAATCACCTTCTCAACTGGAGCCATGCTTCTGCACATAGGTAAAATGAGGTCAACAGCCCCTACTTCTGAGAAAATCCAAGTAAATCTCTTAGCCAGGAAAAGGAGAGaacctttcttcttttgttggtGATGGTGACCAGAGAGGCTGTTACATGCCTGAGACCTCCTGTCTGGATTCCCAGGAGGGTGACATCAGCACTTGCTAACTGGCTCCAGGGCAGGTGGGTTCGCCGGATTCTGGCAAGGCCATGCTTTTCCGCATGGGTGCATACTTCTCTGCAGATGCATGTTCTTTCCACATATGCACAAGCCACAGCTGAATGTCCCCCAGGTTGTCCTGGTTCAGAGGACTCACTCCACGGGGTACGTGCGCACACAGCATAGTAAATACAGGTCAGGATGTGGAATGAGAACCGCCAGGGCTTgattcctagctctgccattcaCCTgaagtgtgaccttgggcaagaaaCTTTATTAAGTGTTATGATGTGTGCATGTAAAGCCCAGTGCCTAGGCCAGAGTAGGTGTTCGATAAACAGTGACCACTGCTATGGGCAGGGGTCATTCATTCATCTAAGCTTCCCACAAACTTAGCAATGGAACCTCCTAGCAATCCCAGGAGGGGCTGCTATCTACTGTTGCATGAGCTCACATGcatgcagtgtgtgtgtgagagattcttctcattttattgaaggtttaaaaaacaaacaaccccccccAAAAACAAACCCAGTGACTTAGGGAAGTGAAGACCTCATAGCCAGTTGAGTTGTTAACTAAGATTAGGACCCTGAACTCCTTCCTGCCCCATGCAGTGTCCCTTCTCCAACAGGTGTTTATACACTTACATGGGCTCCCAACTAGGGGGAAGTACCTATCCCTCCTCCCCATGTGTCCCTCCAGGTCCCGAAGCCCCTCAGGCATCCCTGGACACCACTACCACCAGCATGGCAGAGAGACTCAGCTGGGTTAATTACATAACCAGTACAGgcaggtggggagtggggagtcctaggggaggaagagagggcaaGGAACGCCAAGAAGAGTCCTGGCCTCTctctgggtgtggcagctcagaGATTTCTAGGATGCACCCTACCTGCAGATTGTCGTGGACACCACACTCCCTGCCCAGAAACCAGCCCTTTCTGGGGAGTGGCAGGGAAATGCAAGAGGGGCACTGCCCAGGAGCTAGGGAGGGGGCGCAGGAGGCCCCTAGGCTGGGGCCAGCCTCCTGGAACTCATCAGGCCCAAGTGTGGCCCTGTCCCCAACTCAGAAGCGATCGGtgccccttccttctttccaggcAGAGGTCCTGGATCTAAGAGTATATTAATCCAACACCCTTGGCTGAGTGCGGAAGGGAGGGGGCTGTCCCAGGAAGCAGGGCCCAGGCCCCTGAGCGCTTTCTCCCCAAGGCCTGCGCTCTGCAGTGAGTCTGCAGACAGCGCCCGGCAAGAGACTGCCCGGAAAGAGAGGCAAGAGaccagagacacacacagggggCGAAGCCTGGTTCCGTCCCCTTCCCTGCGTCTGGACACCTGGGTCGCTGCCCAAGGCTGAGAGCGGGGGCTTCGTGGATCCCGAGGGCCGGGTCACAAGTCTGCCAGCTGTTTGTTCCAACCACGTTCGCCTGGGGGTGGGCTGGGGGCGACAGAGGATGCTGCGCTCCCCATGACCTGATTGGTAGGAGTTTGGGGGGGTGTAGAAGCCCAGCTGGCTCTCCGCCTCCAGCACCTTGcaggcacccccacccccagctccagctCTCACGTGGCGGCCCCGCACCGCttccccgcccgcccgcccgcccgccggcCCCCTCCTAGTCCCGGACGCCCCTCGCCCAGGCCGTCTCCTCCTCCCGGGCCGACCCCGGCCCGACCTCCCGAGCCCCTTACCCGGCCCCGCTCCACCCCtgaccccttcccctcctcccgcCGCTTACCCGGGGCCGTCCTAGCTGCCCCCTGCCCTGGCCGGCCGGTCGGCGGGGCTGAGCTCCCCCCGGGCTCCGGCGCTGCCCCCCGGCTCCCCCGCCCGGGGGGAGAGAAGTAGGGGCGCCCCTGCCTGCCCAGTCGGGGCGGGCTCAGGGCGGACGCGCGGGGGCAGATGCGGGCCGCCGAGGGGGTAGGAACCTCCAGCCCCAGCTCTCCCTCCGGAGCGCGCCGCCTGCTCGCGCTGGAAGAAGGAGGGGGGGCGGGGGTGCGGGCTGGCATTCCGCTGGGTCCCTGAGCCTGACATATTCGCTTGGGCGGCCCTGGACGAATTCTTTAATCCCTGGCCTCGACCTTCGCACCCCTCCAGACTCTCCCTGCGGGAATTTAGCTGTAACTTGGAGGAGCTGAAGAAAGGCATGGGAAAGCCCTCAAGCCTTTGCTCATTCCGACTCTTGGCCTCATATGCCCCTCGCCCAGGCCTGTCACCAGGCCACTGTGTGCCCGGCACAGTGTGCCCTGCACTGTGTGTTAGAGACATCCAggctctgctcctccaccctcctCAAGGGCTGAGCGAAGGGTGATCACTCTCACCCTTCACTGCTGCAGTGAAAGGCAGAGCTGGCTGGCACAAAGAAGGTCTCCCCTGCCAATGCGTGACCTCCACACCCCTAAAACTGCCATAGGCCTCTTCTCTCCAGAATGGGAGATACCAGCATTTGTCAGGATTGAGGGCAAAATCACCCATGTATTTATTCTAAAAGTCATCATCTCTAACCTTTGATGATCAATGTCATGTCATAATCAATGTCATCATTGATAGGCAACCTCTATTTTGCCAGTGCGCTATGAGCTTTGCATGCATCCTCAGATTGAATCCTCACAATTCTATGGGGTAGATTGTTtcctccactttacagatgagatagTTGAGGTCGAGAAGCTTGTCTCACTTAGATGTAAAATGTGAATACAAAGATTGGGAGTCCCTAGCTGAGCAGTCACTGAAGAGTTTGGTAGGAGGCTCACAGTCCAATGTGAGATCAAAAGCAGACCACACAACATTAAAATGTGCTGTGTGCAAAGTCAAGGTTCTGCGGAGGGCAGGGGAAGTGGGACAACTCATTAGACGAGTCACTGAAGCTTCGCAGGAGGCAACTTTCAAGGAAGCAACCTTGAAAGAAGTAGATTTTGGGGCCGGGTGGAGGGAGATTGTAGCAGAAGAAAGCTACGGAAGTCAAGAGCAATTACACAGGCTTGAGAAGTGAGTCTGGGAACCAGACAGGAGCCCATGAGGAAGCATGGTGGGTGAAGAGGCGAGAGGTTGGTCACAAAGGCCCTGATTGACAGGATGAGGAGTTGGGATCCAGCCCTGTGCTGGATGGGAAGTCATcgaagagtttttttttgttgttgttgtttttgtttttgagatggagtctcgctatgttgccaggctggagtgcagtggcacgatcttggctcacagcaacctctgcctcctgggttcacgcaattctcctgtctcagcctccagagtagctggaactacaggcacgcgccaccacacccagctaatttttgtatttttagtagagatggggtttcaccatcttggcccggatggtctccatctcttgacctcaggtggtccacctgcctcagcctcccaaagtgctgggattacaggcgtgagccactgcacccggctctaTGGAAGAGTTTTAAAGCAGGGACACACTTGCTCAGGTTGCATTTTAGAACCtccagggcaggaggaggagcagaagcTTGAGAGAGATCCCAAGTGTTTTTACCCCTGGGACCCTGCATCCTCCACTGTGACCTCCTATTACCGTGTGCTCCGGCTCTCAGGCTCCCAAACAGAACTCAGTTTTCCTCCACAGTCTGACCTCTGCATTTTGGGCACCTTCCctattcctcccttccctctcctgttCAGTCACAGAGGAGAATGGGTATGAGCCTGGGCTTCAGAATCAGACAGAGCTAGATTTAAATcttgactctgccacttactattGTAACTGAGGCAAGTAACTTCAAGTCTATAGTCTCATTTATTAAATGGAGTGTGATTAATTGTCCCTCACTGTTGTTGACAGGGTGTAAATGAGCTGAGGTGTGTAAAATCcttaacacaatgcctggcatgtagGAAGTCTCAGCATGGGGACTTTACTTTTTGCCTTTTTAGGGACACGCAGGCATTCTACAGGAGGATGAGCAACACCGTGGTACAGCGGTTCCATTTATTCTAGGTAGGCTCCcagagggttggggtgggggtatGAAAGGACCAGGGCAGCAGCTAGAAGCAAGTATAGGGCTGGAATGAATTTGGCTTCCTCCTGGAGCACCACTTTTGGGGAGAATAAATCAGATTTTAACTGGCCCTGTGGGATCACATGGGGTGGCTAAGGGCCTCTTGATTGCATCACCTGTCCCTCCACTGTATCTGAAAATCTCTAATCCTCACCCTGCCCGAGGATCCCAGGCTTTATGTCTGCTTCCCCAGGCTGTGGCCCTCCATTCCAAAGGTGGACTAGaagtaagaaattaaaatacactaggcgcaatggctcatgtctataatcccagcactttgggaggtcaagggggGCAGAAtgcttgagtcaaggagttcaagaccagcctgggcaacatggtgaaacctcgtctctaaaaagcatacaaaaacagccgggcatggtggttgcacacctgtagtctcagctacctggggcagatcacttgcacctgaaggtcagggctgcagtgagccgtgatagtgccactgcactaggGAAACACAAAGCTGCAGGTTAATTATGGGGCCTCATACTGGCCTTCAGTGAAAGGTCATTtaaaggattatttttatttaaaaaaacaaacagcagttCTGTCTACATGAAGTGGAAGATTTGCCTGAAGTTAGGATACAGTTGTCATCTTGGTTTGCTGAGAGTCACTTTGGCCTAAGAACATGCACCCCTAGGGGCCTGTTCACTCTCCCCCATCATTAGGAGCACTTTGATGGGAACATGTGAAAGACTCTGTACTTGGGTCTGACCTTGAGCCTCAGGTCGGTCTGG contains the following coding sequences:
- the RASL10B gene encoding ras-like protein family member 10B isoform X1, with translation MCRSMAPVEKSRWRPQRAQGKQRQQWLVLTVAEPPAPGICSPGEPQTAARTRWRSGAGGMVSTYRVAVLGARGVGKSAIVRQFLYNEFSEVCVPTTARRLYLPAVVMNGHVHDLQILDFPPISAFPVNTLQEWADACCRGLRSVHAYILVYDICCFDSFEYVKTIRQQILETRVIGTSETPIIIVGNKRDLQRGRVIPRWNVSHLVRKTWKCGYVECSAKYNWHILLLFSELLKSVGCARCKHVHAALRFQGALRRNRCAIM
- the RASL10B gene encoding ras-like protein family member 10B isoform X2 — encoded protein: MCRSMAPVEKSRWRPQRAQGKQRQQWLVLTVAEPPAPGICSPGEPQTAARTRWRSGAGGMVSTYRVAVLGARGVGKSAIVRQFLYNEFSEVCVPTTARRLYLPAVVMNGHVHDLQILDFPPISAFPVNTLQEWADACCRGLRSVHAYILVYDICCFDSFEYVKTIRQQILETRVIGTSETPIIIVGNKRDLQRGRVIPRWNVSHLILAASL